In a single window of the Deinococcus aetherius genome:
- a CDS encoding amidohydrolase: protein MTGRPASELTILHARTLTLDSTQPEAQAVLVGGGRVLAAGTREEVSALAPRARVLDHRDLILTPGLADAHIHLVSYGFSLSELGLHGARSVSEVQARVLQRAINTPAGTWIRGGGFLLSELGLGEYPTVRALDEVSPHHPVLLYSRDLHLAWANSLALRLAGISETTPDPEGGVIVRPLGTLLENATELVANAMPVPSEAEYLRAAKAGVDDLASRGYVSAHTMAFESPEAPRALQTLATRGELPLRVWASLPHERLGHARDLGVGHSVPRGGPGALFQWGGVKFFADGALGSRTAWLHAPGFADGSGTGIPLDSPELIRDLGMEALRLGLSPVTHAIGDRANTEVLDAYDDLRDLAAQKNVPLRIEHAQHLRPDDIPRFQGIAAGVQPIHLHADGALIRSLLPHLAGTSYPFRSLRDAGAILAFGSDAPVAPPEYRANFAAAITRRDDEGHPLAQHEALTEMDVLWAHTRGPALAAGWDDEGIIRPGARAAFTLWDRLGGNARALVL from the coding sequence ATGACCGGACGCCCAGCCTCCGAACTGACGATCCTCCACGCCCGGACACTGACGCTCGACAGCACGCAGCCGGAAGCCCAGGCCGTCCTCGTCGGCGGCGGCCGGGTGCTCGCGGCCGGGACACGGGAGGAGGTCTCAGCCCTCGCCCCGCGCGCCCGGGTGCTCGACCACCGCGACCTGATCCTGACGCCGGGGCTGGCGGACGCGCACATCCACCTCGTTTCGTACGGCTTCTCGCTCTCCGAACTCGGCCTGCATGGGGCAAGGAGTGTGTCGGAGGTGCAGGCGCGGGTGTTGCAACGGGCGATCAACACTCCTGCCGGAACGTGGATTCGCGGCGGCGGTTTCCTGCTGAGCGAACTGGGGCTGGGCGAGTACCCCACGGTCCGGGCCCTCGACGAGGTGAGTCCCCACCACCCCGTCCTGCTGTACTCGCGCGACCTGCACCTCGCCTGGGCGAATTCGCTCGCGCTGCGGCTGGCGGGCATCTCCGAAACGACCCCGGACCCGGAGGGCGGGGTGATCGTCCGGCCCCTGGGCACCCTGCTGGAGAACGCGACCGAACTCGTGGCGAACGCGATGCCCGTCCCCAGCGAGGCCGAATACCTGCGGGCGGCGAAGGCGGGGGTGGACGACCTCGCCTCACGCGGGTACGTCAGCGCGCACACGATGGCCTTCGAGTCCCCGGAGGCGCCGCGCGCCCTGCAAACGCTCGCCACGCGGGGAGAATTGCCGTTGCGGGTGTGGGCCAGCCTCCCCCACGAGCGGCTGGGGCACGCGCGGGACCTGGGTGTCGGACACAGTGTTCCCAGGGGGGGGCCAGGCGCCCTCTTCCAGTGGGGCGGGGTCAAGTTCTTCGCGGACGGGGCGCTCGGCAGCCGCACCGCCTGGCTGCACGCCCCCGGCTTCGCGGACGGCAGCGGCACGGGCATTCCACTCGACTCGCCCGAACTCATCCGCGACCTGGGCATGGAGGCGCTGCGGCTGGGCCTTTCGCCCGTCACCCACGCCATCGGCGACCGGGCGAATACCGAGGTGCTGGACGCGTACGACGATCTGCGTGACCTTGCCGCCCAGAAGAACGTCCCCCTGCGGATCGAGCACGCCCAGCACCTTCGGCCGGACGACATCCCCCGCTTCCAGGGCATCGCGGCGGGAGTGCAGCCCATCCACCTGCACGCGGATGGGGCTCTCATCCGCTCCCTGCTGCCGCACCTCGCCGGCACGAGCTACCCCTTCCGCAGCCTGCGGGACGCCGGGGCGATCCTGGCCTTCGGGTCGGACGCGCCGGTCGCCCCGCCCGAGTACCGCGCCAACTTCGCCGCCGCGATCACCCGCCGCGACGACGAGGGCCACCCCCTCGCCCAGCACGAGGCGCTGACCGAGATGGACGTGCTGTGGGCCCACACGCGCGGCCCCGCCCTCGCCGCCGGGTGGGACGACGAGGGAATCATCCGGCCCGGGGCGCGGGCGGCCTTCACCCTCTGGGATAGGCTGGGGGGGAACGCGCGGGCGCTGGTGCTGTGA